The genomic stretch TCTTCAATTTCTAAGACCGGGACGCGATAGTGTCGTCCACTGGCATCGGATGATTCATGGCACAGCAGGACAAACAGCTTTCTGTCTTTCCGGCCTTCTTCAAGGTCGAGAACGAGGTCGCCGCCGTTTTTGGAAACGGTGACGAGGCCTATGCAAAGGCACGCCTGTTGAAGAATACAGAAGCCCGCATCGTCGCCTATGCCGATGCTCCGGAAGCCGATTACGCCGCCTTCCTCGCTGCGAACGCCATCGAGCAGATGTCCGAGCCTTTCGATCCTTCGCAAGTTCAGGGCGCGCGCCTGGTCTTTGCCGCAACGGGTGAGGGCGCTCTCGACCGCGAGATCGTCGCTGCCGCCCGCGCGGCCCGGATCCCGGCCAATGCGGTGGATCAGCCGGATTATTGCGATTTCTACACGCCGGCGCTCGTCAACCGTGCACCGATCGCTGTGGCCATCGGAACTGAAGGCGTGGGCCCGGTGCTCGCCCAGATGATCCGCGCCGACATCGACCGTCTGCTGCCACGCTCGCTCGGCAAGCTCGGGCGTCTCGCCAATTCTTACCGCCGCGCGGTTGATCGTCTCGTGCCCCGTGGTGCGCCGCGCCGCCTGTTCTGGCGCGATTTCTTCAAGGGCAAGGTCGCTGATCACGTCGAGGCCGACGAGATCAGCCTGGCCCGCCGTGAAGCCACCCGTCTCCTGAAGGGCGTTGCTGCCGATCGGGTCGAAGGCCGCGTTTTCCTCGTCGGTGCCGGCCCGGGTGCCGAAGACCTGCTGACGCTGCGCGCCCATCGCCTGATGATGGAATGCGACGTCATCGTCTATGACGCGCTGGTGCCGCGCGAAGTGGTCGATATGGGCCGCCGTGACGCCGAGCGCATTCCCGTCGGCAAGCGCAAGGGCTGTCATTCGAAGTCGCAGAGCGAAATCAATGCGCTGCTCGTCGAGCTTGGTCATGCGGGCAAGCGTGTCGTCCGTCTGAAGTCGGGTGATCCGCTGGTCTTCGGTCGTGCCGGCGAAGAGATGGCAGCGTTGCGCGATGCGGGCATTGCCTACGAGATTGTGCCCGGCGTAACCTCGGCACTCGCCGCCGCCGCAGACTTCGAACTGCCGCTGACGCTGCGCGGCGTTTCCTCGTCGCTGGTCTTCACGACCGGCCACGATTTGCAGGGTAATGTGTTGCCGGATTGGGCGCGGCTTGCGCTGTCGGGCGCAACCGTTGCCGTCTATATGGGCCGCACGGTCGCGGCCTCCGTCGCCGAGCGTCTGATGCAGGGCGGCCTCGCCGAGGATACGACGGTTGCCGTTGTCGAGAATGCCGGGCGCCGCGACAGCCGTCTGCTGCATGGCACGCTCAAGGAATTGCCGGGGCTCGAGGCTCGTACCGAGTTGACCGGCCCGGTCATGGTCATTATCGGCGACGCTGTCGCCGGCGCCGATTTCAGCCGCTCCGAACCGCTCGGTGCGCGTGTCACGGCTGAACTGGAAACTGCAAGGATTTGACGATGGTAGATAAGGTTCTCACAGCAAACCGCCTGACCGACGGCATCGCCGTCTGGCTCGATGCCAATGGCCAGTGGACCGAGCGTCTGCAGGAAGCCTTTGTCGCGCGCCATGCCGAGGCCGTCGAAGCCCTGGAAGCCGCCGGCAAGCAGGCCTTCGCCAGCAATCTCGTGGTCGACCTCAATGTCATCGAAATCGAGGAAAAGGACGGTATCCTGCGCCCCCTTCGCCTGCGCGAACGTATCCGGGCGGAAGGCCCGACCATTGCATATGCCGAGGGTCACGGTTATGCCGACCCGGCATTCATCGCCGCTTGAGGCTGAGGTTTAGACATGTACCGTTATGACGAATTCGACCACGCTTTTGTGTCGGCGCGCGTAGAGCAGTTCCGCGACCAGGTGGCTCGCCGCCTCTCCGGTGAACTCGCCGAAGACGCCTTCAAGCCGCTGCGCCTGATGAACGGCGTCTATCTCCAGCTGCATGCCTACATGCTGCGCGTCGCCATCCCCTATGGCACGCTGAATTCGAAGCAGATGCGCATGCTGGCCCACATCGCACGTAAATATGACCGTGGTTATGGACACTTCACCACCCGCCAGAACATCCAGTACAACTGGCCGAAGCTCTCCGACACGCCCGATATCCTGAAGGATCTCGCAAGCGTCGAGATGCATGCGATCCAGACCTCGGGCAATTGCATCCGCAACGTGACGGCCGATCATTTCGCCGGTGCTGCCGCCGACGAGGTCGCCGATCCGCGACCCTATGCCGAAATCCTGCGCCAGTGGTCCTCGCTGCATCCGGAATTCTCCTTCCTGCCGCGCAAGTTCAAGATCGCCGTCACCGGCGCCGAGAAGGACCGTGCGGCCATCCAGGTGCATGACATCGGTCTGCATCTGAAGAAGAATGAAGCTGGCGAACTCGGCTTTGCCGTCTATGTCGGCGGTGGCCAGGGCCGCACCCCGCTGATCGCCAAGAAGATCCGCGACTTCCTGCCGGAAGCCGACCTTCTGACCTACATCACCGCGATCGTGCGCGTGTACAATCTGCATGGCCGCCGCGACAACAAGTACAAGGCCCGCATCAAGATCCTCGTGCACGAAACCGGTGTCGAAGAACTGACCCGTCAGGTCGAGGCCGAATTCGACCAGATCCGTGACAGCGAACTGAAGCTGCCGGAAGGCGATATCCGCGCCATCGAGACCTATTTCGCGCCTCCGGCACTCGCTGCGCGCGCCGACGGTTGGGATGCTCTGGCCCGTGCGCAGAAGGCGGATGCCGCCTTTGCTGCCTGGGTGCGCCACAATGTGAAGGAGCATCGCCACCCGGATTATGCCATGGTGACGATCTCGCTGAAGCCGATCGGTGGCACGCCGGGCGATGCCTCGGACGCCCAGATGGATCTGGTGGCTGACCTCGCTGAGACCTATGCTTTCGACGAAATCCGCGTCAGCCACGAGCAGAACCTGATCCTGCCGCATATCGCCAAGGGTGATCTCTATCCGCTCTATCAGGCGCTGGAGAAGGCGGGACTTGCGACCGCCAACTCCAACCTGATTACCGACATGATCGCCTGTCCGGGGCTTGACTACTGCGCGCTCGCCAATGCGCGTTCGATCCCGGTCGCCCAGGCGATCTCCGAGCGCTTTGGCTCCCTGGAGCGTCAGCAGGAGATCGGCGAACTCAAGATCAAGATCTCCGGCTGCATCAATGCCTGCGGGCACCACCATGTCGGCCATATCGGCCTGCTCGGTGTCGAGAAGAAGGGTGCCGAGCTCTACCAGATCACGCTGGGTGGTTCCGGTGACGAGAACTCCTCGATCGGCGAGATCATCGGTCGCGGCTTCGAGCCGGAAAAGGTGACGGACGCCGTCGAGACGATCGTTGATACCTATCTCGGCCTCCGCCTCGATCCGAAGGAAACCTTCCTCGAAGCCTATCGCCGTGTCGGCCCCAAGCCGTTCAAGGACGCGCTTTATGGCAACGCCTCTGCCGAAGCCGCGTGAGACTGGAAGAATTATGACCAAGATCTGGAAAGAAACCGGTTTCGTCGATGGCGACATCTGGGTAACCGAAACGGAAGAGCGCAAGGCAGGCGAGGGCGAAAAGGCCATTCTCCCGCTGGACTCTTTCCTGGAAACCGTTGGTGAGACCAACGATGTCGGCCTCGGCGTGCTGATTGCACCGGCAGACGACGTGAAGAAGCTTGAGCCTTATCTCGACCGTATCGCACTGATCGCGGTCGCGTTTCCGGCCTTCAACGATGGCCGTGGTTTCAGCCATGCGTCGCTGCTGCGCGAGCGTCTGCGCTATTCCGGCGAGTTGCGCGCCGTTGGCGACGTCCTGATCGACCAGGTGCCGCTGATGCTGCGC from Peteryoungia desertarenae encodes the following:
- the cysG gene encoding siroheme synthase CysG; translated protein: MAQQDKQLSVFPAFFKVENEVAAVFGNGDEAYAKARLLKNTEARIVAYADAPEADYAAFLAANAIEQMSEPFDPSQVQGARLVFAATGEGALDREIVAAARAARIPANAVDQPDYCDFYTPALVNRAPIAVAIGTEGVGPVLAQMIRADIDRLLPRSLGKLGRLANSYRRAVDRLVPRGAPRRLFWRDFFKGKVADHVEADEISLARREATRLLKGVAADRVEGRVFLVGAGPGAEDLLTLRAHRLMMECDVIVYDALVPREVVDMGRRDAERIPVGKRKGCHSKSQSEINALLVELGHAGKRVVRLKSGDPLVFGRAGEEMAALRDAGIAYEIVPGVTSALAAAADFELPLTLRGVSSSLVFTTGHDLQGNVLPDWARLALSGATVAVYMGRTVAASVAERLMQGGLAEDTTVAVVENAGRRDSRLLHGTLKELPGLEARTELTGPVMVIIGDAVAGADFSRSEPLGARVTAELETARI
- a CDS encoding nitrite/sulfite reductase: MYRYDEFDHAFVSARVEQFRDQVARRLSGELAEDAFKPLRLMNGVYLQLHAYMLRVAIPYGTLNSKQMRMLAHIARKYDRGYGHFTTRQNIQYNWPKLSDTPDILKDLASVEMHAIQTSGNCIRNVTADHFAGAAADEVADPRPYAEILRQWSSLHPEFSFLPRKFKIAVTGAEKDRAAIQVHDIGLHLKKNEAGELGFAVYVGGGQGRTPLIAKKIRDFLPEADLLTYITAIVRVYNLHGRRDNKYKARIKILVHETGVEELTRQVEAEFDQIRDSELKLPEGDIRAIETYFAPPALAARADGWDALARAQKADAAFAAWVRHNVKEHRHPDYAMVTISLKPIGGTPGDASDAQMDLVADLAETYAFDEIRVSHEQNLILPHIAKGDLYPLYQALEKAGLATANSNLITDMIACPGLDYCALANARSIPVAQAISERFGSLERQQEIGELKIKISGCINACGHHHVGHIGLLGVEKKGAELYQITLGGSGDENSSIGEIIGRGFEPEKVTDAVETIVDTYLGLRLDPKETFLEAYRRVGPKPFKDALYGNASAEAA
- a CDS encoding DUF2849 domain-containing protein, giving the protein MVDKVLTANRLTDGIAVWLDANGQWTERLQEAFVARHAEAVEALEAAGKQAFASNLVVDLNVIEIEEKDGILRPLRLRERIRAEGPTIAYAEGHGYADPAFIAA
- a CDS encoding DUF934 domain-containing protein: MTKIWKETGFVDGDIWVTETEERKAGEGEKAILPLDSFLETVGETNDVGLGVLIAPADDVKKLEPYLDRIALIAVAFPAFNDGRGFSHASLLRERLRYSGELRAVGDVLIDQVPLMLRTGFDSFAVTNPVAQRRLADNCLTGVAQRYQPTARGSEAVGGFSWRRLGSTGA